In Nymphaea colorata isolate Beijing-Zhang1983 chromosome 5, ASM883128v2, whole genome shotgun sequence, one genomic interval encodes:
- the LOC116254059 gene encoding GDP-mannose transporter GONST2-like isoform X1, with the protein MSSNAESGYNETEVSDIIIMNGTTSKRNRNGIVYKILNSFRKPEKEMLISLPTNVSRRGTSSRLPLVHVPSLDDEGHDNGLDEKGDEKRTHGAERKSHSLISGSSYCVCSCSMILLNKVVLSSYGFDAGVSLMLFQNLVAVIIILMLSAFGVVTTEKLTWRLVRVWIPVNMIFIGMLITGMYSLKYINVAMVTILKNVTNILTAIGDTYIFRRHQNAKVWAALFLMIISAVCGGITDLSFNATGYTWQALNCILTASYSLTLRRVMDVAKQATRSGSLNEVSMVLLNNLLSLPFAIFLIILFNEWEYVYSLDMIRLPMFWVVATASGFLGLGISFTSMWFLHQTGPTTFSLVGSLNKIPLSVAGILVFRVPISLPNLSSILFGLFAGVFFAKAKMS; encoded by the exons ATGTCCTCCAATGCTGAATCAGGTTACAATGAAACTGAAGTGTCCGACATTATCATCATGAATGGAACAACATCCAAAAGAAATAGGAATGGAATAGTGTACAAGATTCTTAATAGTTTCCGGAAGCCAGAAAAGGAAATGCTGATTAGTCTTCCAACAAATGTCTCGAGGAGAGGAACTAGTagtag GTTGCCTCTTGTCCATGTTCCATCATTGGATGATGAGGGTCATGACAATGGTTTGGACGAGAAAGGTGATGAAAAGAGAACGCATGGAGCAGAAAGAAAATCCCATTCCCTTATCTCTGGGTCTTCTTACTGTGTATGTTCCTGCAGCATGATACTGCTTAACAAAGTTGTGTTATCAAGCTATGGGTTTGATGCAGGGGTCTCTTTAATGCTTTTTCAG AATCTTGTTGCTGTCATAATTATTCTTATGTTAAGTGCTTTTGGAGTAGTGACCACAGAAAAGCTCACATGGAGGCTTGTAAGAGTCTGGATTCCTGTTAATATGATATTCATTGGCATGCTCATAACAGGCATGTACAG CTTGAAGTATATTAATGTTGCAATGGTGACTATCTTAAAGAATGTGACAAACATCCTTACTGCAATTGgagatacatatatttttagACGGCATCAAAATGCAAAAGTTTGGGCTGCTTTATTCTTAATG ATCATATCTGCTGTATGTGGAGGCATTACAGATCTCTCGTTCAATGCTACAGGTTATACTTGGCAAGCATTGAATTGCATTTTGACTGCAAGCTATTCA CTGACCTTGCGACGGGTTATGGATGTGGCAAAGCAGGCGACAAGATCTGGGTCACTGAATGAAGTTTCCATGGTGTTGCTTAACAACTTGTTGTCATTACCATTTGCCATATTCTTGATCATTCTTTTCAATGAATGGGAATATGTGTACAGCCT AGACATGATTAGGTTGCCGATGTTTTGGGTGGTTGCGACAGCTAGTGGATTTCTTGGACTTGGTATCAGTTTTACATCTATGTGGTTCTTACACCAAACTGGGCCTACCACTTTCAg TTTGGTAGGATCTTTAAACAAGATACCACTCTCAGTTGCTGGTATTCTGGTGTTTAGGGTTCCAATCAGCCTCCCTAACCTTTCCAGCATACTCTTTG GTCTCTTTGCTGGAGTATTCTTTGCAAAAGCAAAAATGTCATGA
- the LOC116254059 gene encoding GDP-mannose transporter GONST2-like isoform X2 has protein sequence MILLNKVVLSSYGFDAGVSLMLFQNLVAVIIILMLSAFGVVTTEKLTWRLVRVWIPVNMIFIGMLITGMYSLKYINVAMVTILKNVTNILTAIGDTYIFRRHQNAKVWAALFLMIISAVCGGITDLSFNATGYTWQALNCILTASYSLTLRRVMDVAKQATRSGSLNEVSMVLLNNLLSLPFAIFLIILFNEWEYVYSLDMIRLPMFWVVATASGFLGLGISFTSMWFLHQTGPTTFSLVGSLNKIPLSVAGILVFRVPISLPNLSSILFGLFAGVFFAKAKMS, from the exons ATGATACTGCTTAACAAAGTTGTGTTATCAAGCTATGGGTTTGATGCAGGGGTCTCTTTAATGCTTTTTCAG AATCTTGTTGCTGTCATAATTATTCTTATGTTAAGTGCTTTTGGAGTAGTGACCACAGAAAAGCTCACATGGAGGCTTGTAAGAGTCTGGATTCCTGTTAATATGATATTCATTGGCATGCTCATAACAGGCATGTACAG CTTGAAGTATATTAATGTTGCAATGGTGACTATCTTAAAGAATGTGACAAACATCCTTACTGCAATTGgagatacatatatttttagACGGCATCAAAATGCAAAAGTTTGGGCTGCTTTATTCTTAATG ATCATATCTGCTGTATGTGGAGGCATTACAGATCTCTCGTTCAATGCTACAGGTTATACTTGGCAAGCATTGAATTGCATTTTGACTGCAAGCTATTCA CTGACCTTGCGACGGGTTATGGATGTGGCAAAGCAGGCGACAAGATCTGGGTCACTGAATGAAGTTTCCATGGTGTTGCTTAACAACTTGTTGTCATTACCATTTGCCATATTCTTGATCATTCTTTTCAATGAATGGGAATATGTGTACAGCCT AGACATGATTAGGTTGCCGATGTTTTGGGTGGTTGCGACAGCTAGTGGATTTCTTGGACTTGGTATCAGTTTTACATCTATGTGGTTCTTACACCAAACTGGGCCTACCACTTTCAg TTTGGTAGGATCTTTAAACAAGATACCACTCTCAGTTGCTGGTATTCTGGTGTTTAGGGTTCCAATCAGCCTCCCTAACCTTTCCAGCATACTCTTTG GTCTCTTTGCTGGAGTATTCTTTGCAAAAGCAAAAATGTCATGA
- the LOC116254448 gene encoding uncharacterized protein LOC116254448, with protein sequence MEVQIATTTQFHFRHACCAQTFASAISLFEQRGRSPSCSSSASCSRRRHGGEKAGLACRGLGRSSLFGTPASLSRSRSCDKPRSGSKPLRRACSAGLESFSEEEFMKNLQELALNFQLSEDGAGGAEAESISSGSGVSDAEEAPTSSLNPSHNSKIDASVAPPWMEFRPLNWPQREEIVVRASIERKAGSIEMPMSLRMLKKKKSQRHQGGAGKESGYCSVKKAFSSMVFMIRELQNYTLHIRQLLFYEDLRGVLVNVQREVHASFVWLFQQVFSCTPTLMVYVMILLANFTVYSMGHNTALAAPAPPPVVASTIVSVAAPASENKTPKFDVMSFSSSSGKTLSVGGGSGGGTRKSPPVAGGTEGGDGRLERELLFDASTLLSTGGNSTTTSGRGEATKEDEWSVWGSFVEEAARMQAESRGEALDHETVRELVSPVVADIEPDDPTTYFRTQLVYQKAIEEDPDNPLLLSNYAQFLYVVVHDHDRAEEYFQRAVRAQPPDAEALSRYANFLWLARKDITAAEETFLEAIAADPGNTFYAGNYAHFLWNTGGEDTCYPLDEA encoded by the exons ATGGAGGTGCAGATCGCAACGACGACCCAGTTCCACTTTCGCCACGCTTGCTGCGCACAGACGTTCGCCTCTGCAATCTCCTTGTTCGAGCAGAGGGGGAGGTCGCCTTCTTGCTCATCATCTGCCTCCTGCTCCAGGAGGAGGCACGGAGGGGAGAAAGCGGGCCTGGCATGCCGAGGATTGGGACGGTCTTCTCTGTTCGGGACTCCGGCCAGCTTGTCGAGATCACGGTCGTGCGATAAACCCAGGAGCGGGAGCAAACCTCTGAGAAGGGCATGCAGCGCCGGGCTAGAGAGCTTCTCGGAGGAGGAATTCATGAAGAACCTTCAGGAATTAGCCCTCAACTTCCAGCTCTCCGAGGATGGCGCCGGCGGTGCGGAGGCGGAGTCCATCTCCTCGGGATCAGGAGTGAGCGACGCAGAGGAAGCCCCTACCTCCAGCCTAAACCCCTCCCACAATTCGAAGATCGACGCCTCGGTGGCTCCCCCGTGGATGGAGTTCCGGCCGTTGAACTGGCCCCAACGGGAGGAAATCGTCGTCCGGGCGAGCATTGAGCGGAAGGCTGGTAGCATCGAGATGCCCATGTCCCTGCGGAtgctcaagaagaaaaagagccaGAGACACCAGGGAGGGGCGGGCAAGGAGTCAGGATATTGCTCGGTGAAGAAGGCCTTCTCCTCCATGGTCTTCATGATTAGGGAGCTACAGAACTACACTCTGCACATCCGGCAGCTCCTCTTCTACGAAGATCTCCGAGGCGTCCTGGTGAACGTGCAGAGGGAGGTCCATGCTTCCTTCGTGTGGCTTTTCCAGCAGGTCTTCTCCTGCACCCCTACCCTCATGGTCTACGTGATgatcctccttgccaacttcaCCGTCTACTCCATGGGCCACAATACGGCCCTGGCCGCGCCGGCTCCGCCTCCTGTTGTGGCATCCACCATCGTTTCAGTCGCTGCGCCTGCTTCAGAGAACAAGACCCCCAAATTCGACGTCATGTCTTTCTCCTCATCGTCAGGGAAGACACTCTCTGTTGGCGGAGGCTCTGGTGGTGGAACAAGGAAATCGCCGCCAGTGGCGGGAGGGACTGAGGGCGGCGACGGCCGGCTCGAGCGAGAGCTTCTCTTTGACGCTTCCACTTTGTTGTCGACCGGCGGCAACTCGACGACGACGTCTGGCCGGGGAGAGGCTACAAAGGAGGATGAGTGGTCTGTGTGGGGTTCGTTCGTGGAGGAAGCAGCGAGGATGCAAGCGGAGTCCAGAGGGGAGGCTCTGGACCACGAGACGGTGCGAGAGCTCGTCTCGCCGGTGGTCGCGGACATTGAGCCAGACGACCCGACGACCTACTTCCGGACGCAGCTCGTTTACCAGAAGGCCATCGAGGAGGACCCCGACAATCCTCTGCTCCTTTCCAACTACGCCCAGTTCCTCTACGTCGTCGTTCATGACCACGATAG AGCGGAAGAATATTTCCAGAGAGCTGTCCGAGCGCAACCTCCTGATGCAGAGGCTCTCAGCCGTTACGCCAATTTCCTGTGGTTGGCTCGCAAGGACATCACAGCGGCGGAAGAAACGTTCTTGGAAGCCATTGCTGCAGACCCTGGCAACACTTTCTACGCTGGGAATTACGCTCATTTCTTGTGGAACACCGGCGGCGAAGATACTTGCTATCCACTCGATGAAGCGTAG